One Natronomonas gomsonensis genomic window, CCGACGACACCGCGGCCTTCGTCGTCAACAGCCCCGCCAACCCGACGGGTGCAGTCCAAAGCGAGGCCGACATGCGGGCGTTCGCTCGCATCGCCGAGGAACACGACGTGTTGTGTATCTCCGATGAGGTGTACGAGCCGTTCGTCTTCGACGGCGAACACCACTCGCCGATGTCCTTTACCGACTCCGGGAACGTCGTCGTCGTCAACGCCTGCTCGAAGGCGTACTCGATGACCGGCTGGCGGTTGGGGTGGGTAACCGGCGCCTCCGACCGCATCGAGCGGATGCTCCGGGCCCACCAGTACGGACAGGCCTGTGCCGCCGCACCGAGTCAGTACGCCGCCGAGGCCGCCCTGACCGGCCCACAGGACCACACCGTCGAGATGCGGGAGGCCTTCGAGGAGCGCCGGGACTTGGTCGTCGAGGAACTCGAATCGATGGGGCTGGACGTGCCGACGCCGAAGGGTGCCTTCTACGTGATGCCCCGGGTGCCCGAGGGGTGGGTCGACGAGGTCATCGACCGCGGCGTCGTCGTCGTTCCCGGCGAGGCCTTCGGCGAGGGGGGCGCCGGCCACGCCCGCATCTCGTATGCGGCGAGTATGGAAACGCTAGAGGAGGCCCTCGACATCATGCGGGAAGCGACCGAGGCACTCCGGTAGCAGCCGCCGACCCCGGAGACGAACCCCCGACAGCCTGCCGACGGGAGTAGAGTAATGAGACTCGCTACCGTACACCACGTATGGAAATCGCACGGCACGGCACGGGGGTGCGGGCCGACGTTGGGGCGTTGGTCTCCCAGATTCACCCGGTGTTCATGCTGCCGCCGGTGGCCGCCTCGGCGTTCGGTGCGGTGCTGTCCGGGCGACTCGACGTGACCCTGCTGGTCCTCCATCTCGTCGCTGCCTTCGCCGCCCTCTATACGGCACACATCAAGGACGGCTACGTCGACTTCCATGGCCGCGGCGAGGACGACGACCACCCGCTGACGGCCTCGGGGTGTCGCCTCGCACTGGCGGGCGCCTCGGCGGTCTTCTTCTCGTGTCTCCTCGCCATCGGCCTGCTCGTCGACGTGTGGGCCGCCCTTCTGACCCTTCCGGGGTGGGTCATCGGCTACCTTCACGCGCCACAACTCGATCTGAATCCCGTCGGCGCGACTGCCGGCTATCCCGCCGGAATCGCCTTCGCGTTGCTGGGCGGTTACTACGTGCAAGCGACTCATCTCACGCCCGCCGTCGTCGCTTTCGCCGTCGTCTTCCTCCTCGTTCTCTCGGGTATCAAGACGGTCGACGACGCCAAAGACTACGAGTACGACCGCTCCATCGGCAAGCGAACCGTCGCAGTCGTGTTGGGACGGCAACGCGCGCGTTTGTTCGCCTACGGCTTGATGACCGTCGGGATGGTGGTCGTCGTCGCTCTCGCCGTCGCCGGGGTGTTCCCACCAGCCAGCGTCTTCGCTCCCGTCGTTTTCGCCGTCGTCGCGGCCTTCGCGTGGCGCGCCGGCGACGACGCCAGCCTCGCGACGAAACTGCTCATCCGAGGGTCGTATCTCTTCCTCGCGGTGCTGGTGGCTGCGGTGTGGCTCGGCTAGTTATTTCGCCGTCGAGACTATTTTGATGACGTCTCCTTCCGTCAGCTCGTGGTCTTCGCCGATGCGGCGGCTCTCGCGGGCGTCGACGGCGTGGAGGTATCCCTCTCCGATGTCGGAGTGGACGGCGAAAGCGAGGTCCTTCGGGGTCGACCCCGACGGCAAAAGGAAGGCGTCGGGAAGGACGTTGCCCTGCCCGTCGGTCCACTTGGTGTCGTTCTGGACCGGGTAGACGGTGATGCGGTCAAGCAGGTCGTACACTGCCTCATCGAGGGCATCTTGCAGACCAGTGCCTCCGAATTCGCTCATGACGCCGCGGATTCGCTCCAGCCCCTCGGCTTGCGCATCCGAGAGGTCGCCGATACTCTCGAAGTCCTCGTCGCCGGGGTCGTAGTCGACGACGCCGGCCTCGACGGCCTGCCGGAGGGCAAGCTCACCCTCGGCGGTACAGGGTACGACGCGCTCTGCGGCCTCTTTTAGTCGCTCGACGTTCCCCTCGGGTGCGATGTCGGCCTTGTTGGCGACGACGACGATTGGCTTGGTTCGCTCCCGAATGCGGCGGGCGAGTTCCTCGCGGTCGCCATCCTCCCAGGCGAAGGGGTCGGCGGAGTACTCCATCGCCCGCAGGACGGCCATCACGTCGTACTCGCTGGCGCCGACGCCGGTGAGCATCTCGGTGAGTGCCTCCTCGAAATCGAACTCCGGGGACCGGGACTGCCGTTCGACCGTCTCCCAGTTGCGGTCGATGATGCCGGCTATCCAGAGGTCCATCTCCTCCTCGATGAACTCCACGTCGTCGACGGGGTCGTACGACCCCACTTCGACGGGTTCGCCCTCGGCGTTGGTGCCGCCGGAGGCGTCGACGACGTTGAGGATGGCGTCGGCGTTGGTCAACTCGTCGAGGAACTGATTTCCGAGTCCCTTCCCCTCGTGGGCGCCGGGGACGAGACCAGCCACGTCGAGTA contains:
- a CDS encoding UbiA family prenyltransferase; this encodes MEIARHGTGVRADVGALVSQIHPVFMLPPVAASAFGAVLSGRLDVTLLVLHLVAAFAALYTAHIKDGYVDFHGRGEDDDHPLTASGCRLALAGASAVFFSCLLAIGLLVDVWAALLTLPGWVIGYLHAPQLDLNPVGATAGYPAGIAFALLGGYYVQATHLTPAVVAFAVVFLLVLSGIKTVDDAKDYEYDRSIGKRTVAVVLGRQRARLFAYGLMTVGMVVVVALAVAGVFPPASVFAPVVFAVVAAFAWRAGDDASLATKLLIRGSYLFLAVLVAAVWLG
- a CDS encoding redox-regulated ATPase YchF, with amino-acid sequence MLSVALAGKPNAGKSTFYKAATMADVDVGNYPFTTIDANRGVSHVRTRCPCLDLEARCGNDNCHDGKRYVPIELLDVAGLVPGAHEGKGLGNQFLDELTNADAILNVVDASGGTNAEGEPVEVGSYDPVDDVEFIEEEMDLWIAGIIDRNWETVERQSRSPEFDFEEALTEMLTGVGASEYDVMAVLRAMEYSADPFAWEDGDREELARRIRERTKPIVVVANKADIAPEGNVERLKEAAERVVPCTAEGELALRQAVEAGVVDYDPGDEDFESIGDLSDAQAEGLERIRGVMSEFGGTGLQDALDEAVYDLLDRITVYPVQNDTKWTDGQGNVLPDAFLLPSGSTPKDLAFAVHSDIGEGYLHAVDARESRRIGEDHELTEGDVIKIVSTAK
- a CDS encoding pyridoxal phosphate-dependent aminotransferase, whose translation is MTEFSSRIEKVSISGIREVFEAAGEDAINLGLGQPDFPTPDHARQAAIEAIETGAVDAYTSNKGTIELREAIAAKHDRDNGFSVDQEDIIATAGGSEALHIALEAHVDSGDEVIYPDPGFVSYEALTHIAGGEPRPVSLREDLTMAPEAVEDAITDDTAAFVVNSPANPTGAVQSEADMRAFARIAEEHDVLCISDEVYEPFVFDGEHHSPMSFTDSGNVVVVNACSKAYSMTGWRLGWVTGASDRIERMLRAHQYGQACAAAPSQYAAEAALTGPQDHTVEMREAFEERRDLVVEELESMGLDVPTPKGAFYVMPRVPEGWVDEVIDRGVVVVPGEAFGEGGAGHARISYAASMETLEEALDIMREATEALR